Proteins co-encoded in one Raphanus sativus cultivar WK10039 unplaced genomic scaffold, ASM80110v3 Scaffold1661, whole genome shotgun sequence genomic window:
- the LOC108812252 gene encoding receptor-like kinase TMK4, with product MEAPTPHLLLLFLLFTLSLLTATTADDGAAMLALAKSFTPPPSDWSTTSSAGYCKWSGVRCSSDRVNSITLEDKSLSGALPPEISTLSELKTITLQRNKLSGKIPSFAKLTSLQSIYLDSNLFDSVDPGAFAGLTSLQILSMSDNPNLSPWTFPSELSDSTSLTTVYLDNTTISGVLPDIFESFASLQNLRLSYNNVTGPLPPSLAKSTVQNLWINNQLSGLSGSIQVLSGMTSLSQAWLHKNQFTGPIPDLSKSENLFDLQLRDNQLTGTVSPQLLPLGSLKNISLDNNKFQGPLPSLAVEKVTADHNLFCTTKPGEPCDAQVTTLLAVAGGLGYPSMLAESWQGNDACGSWAYVTCDSAKRVVTLNLAKHGFQGFISPAIVNLTSLKSLYLNDNNLTGFIPKGLTSMPTLQLIDVSNNNLTGEIPKFPAPVKFTYKPGNVLLGTNAGDSSSPGNGAKGGGGGSGGSSGGGSGGGGSKAPVIVGVIVAVLVFLAILGFVVYKFVMKKKYGKFRRTTDPENAGKVLVSDAASSGNGNGGGYGNGHGGNNFNALNSPSSGDNSERFLLEGGSVTIPMEVLRQVTNNFSEANILGRGGFGVVYAGELHDGTKTAVKRMECSAMGNKGMNEFQAEIAVLTKVRHRHLVALLGYCVNGNERLLVYEYMPQGNLGQHLFEYGELGYPPLTWKQRVSIALDVARGVEYLHSLAQQSFIHRDLKPSNILLGDDMRAKVADFGLVKNAPDGKYSVETRLAGTFGYLAPEYAATGRVTTKVDVYAFGVVLMEMITGRKALDDSLPDERSHLVTWFRRILINKENIPKAIDQTLEADEETLESIHRVAELAGHCTAREPQQRPDMGHAVNVLGPLVEKWKPSCQEEEESFGIDVNNMSLPQALQRWQQNEGTSTSMFHGDFSYSQTQSSIPPKPSGFPNTFDSADGR from the exons ATGGAGGCTCCCACGCctcacctcctcctcctcttcctcctcttcaccCTCTCCCTCCTCACCGCAACCACCGCAGACGACGGAGCAGCAATGCTCGCTCTAGCGAAATCCTTCACTCCTCCGCCGTCAGACTGGTCAACCACCTCCTCCGCCGGCTACTGCAAGTGGTCCGGCGTTCGATGCTCCTCCGACCGCGTCAACTCCATCACTCTCGAGGACAAATCCCTCTCCGGCGCCTTACCCCCGGAGATCTCAACCCTCTCCGAGCTCAAAACCATCACACTCCAGCGCAACAAGCTCTCCGGCAAGATCCCTTCCTTCGCGAAACTCACCTCTCTCCAATCGATCTACCTCGACTCCAACCTCTTCGACTCCGTCGACCCCGGAGCCTTCGCCGGACTCACCAGCCTCCAGATCTTGAGCATGAGCGACAACCCTAACCTCTCCCCTTGGACCTTCCCTTCTGAGCTATCCGATTCGACTTCCCTCACCACCGTCTACCTCGACAACACCACCATCTCCGGCGTCTTGCCTGACATCTTCGAGTCCTTCGCCTCTCTCCAGAACCTCCGCCTCTCCTACAACAACGTAACCGGGCCGTTACCTCCATCCCTCGCTAAATCCACGGTTCAGAATCTCTGGATCAATAACCAGCTCTCCGGTTTATCCGGTTCGATTCAAGTGCTTTCCGGTATGACTTCCTTGTCGCAAGCCTGGCTTCATAAGAACCAGTTCACCGGTCCGATTCCGGATCTATCGAAGAGCGAGAACCTATTCGATCTCCAGCTCAGAGATAACCAGTTAACCGGAACAGTCTCCCCACAGCTCTTACCCCTCGGAAGCCTCAAGAACATTTCGTTAGACAACAACAAGTTCCAAGGCCCTCTTCCTTCGTTGGCGGTTGAGAAAGTAACCGCTGATCACAACCTCTTCTGCACTACCAAACCCGGAGAACCCTGTGATGCTCAGGTGACGACGCTTTTAGCTGTGGCCGGAGGTTTGGGTTATCCCTCCATGTTGGCTGAGTCTTGGCAAGGGAACGATGCTTGTGGCAGTTGGGCTTATGTGACATGCGATTCAGCTAAGCGTGTTGTCACGTTGAATCTTGCCAAACATGGATTCCAAGGGTTTATATCTCCGGCGATTGTGAATCTTACTTCTCTCAAGAGTCTTTACCTTAACGACAACAACTTAACCGGTTTTATACCGAAAGGGTTGACGTCTATGCCTACTCTTCAGCTCATTGATGTCTCCAACAACAATCTAACCGGCGAAATACCGAAGTTTCCGGCTCCGGTTAAGTTTACTTATAAACCGGGTAACGTTTTGCTGGGAACTAATGCTGGAGATTCTTCTAGTCCGGGGAATGGTGCtaaaggtggtggtggtggtagtggTGGGTCTTCTGGTGGTGggagtggtggtggtgggagtAAGGCTCCTGTGATCGTTGGTGTGATCGTTGCGGTTCTTGTTTTTCTTGCTATTTTAGGATTTGTGGTTTACAAGTttgtgatgaagaagaagtatGGGAAGTTCAGAAGGACGACGGATCCTGAGAATGCAGGGAAGGTTTTGGTTAGTGATGCTGCTTCTAGTGGTAACGGTAACGGTGGTGGATATGGGAATGGACATGGAGGTAATAACTTCAATGCCTTGAACAGTCCTAGTAGTGGTGATAATAGCGAGCGTTTCCTTCTTGAAGGTGGAAGTGTTACCATTCCGATGGAGGTTCTTCGTCAAGTTACTAATAACTTCAGCGAGGCTAACATCTTGGGAAGAGGCGGGTTTGGTGTTGTGTATGCTGGGGAGTTACACGATGGGACCAAGACTGCGGTGAAGAGGATGGAATGTTCAGCGATGGGTAATAAAGGGATGAACGAGTTTCAAGCCGAGATAGCTGTGCTCACTAAGGTCAGGCATAGACATTTGGTTGCTCTGTTGGGTTACTGTGTGAACGGGAACGAGAGATTGCTTGTATATGAGTACATGCCGCAGGGAAATCTTGGACAGCATTTGTTTGAGTACGGTGAACTCGGTTACCCTCCTCTGACATGGAAACAGAGAGTGAGTATAGCTCTAGACGTGGCACGAGGCGTGGAATATCTCCATAGCTTGGCTCAGCAGAGCTTCATCCACAGAGATTTAAAGCCCTCTAACATCCTTCTTGGTGATGACATGAGGGCAAAGGTTGCTGATTTTGGATTGGTTAAGAACGCACCTGATGGGAAATACTCTGTTGAGACGAGATTAGCAGGCACTTTTGGTTATTTAGCACCTGAATACGCCG CTACTGGAAGAGTAACGACGAAAGTGGATGTGTATGCATTTGGAGTGGTTCTTATGGAAATGATAACCGGAAGAAAAGCATTAGATGATTCATTACCGGACGAGAGATCTCACCTAGTCACATGGTTCAGAAGAATCCTAATCAATAAAGAGAACATCCCAAAGGCGATCGACCAGACCTTAGAGGCAGACGAGGAAACATTGGAGAGCATTCACAGGGTTGCTGAGCTAGCAGGACACTGCACAGCACGTGAGCCTCAACAGAGGCCAGACATGGGCCACGCGGTTAACGTGCTAGGTCCCCTCGTGGAGAAGTGGAAACCGTCGTgccaagaggaagaagagagtttTGGGATCGACGTGAACAACATGAGTTTACCTCAAGCTCTACAGAGATGGCAGCAAAACGAAGGAACATCGACTTCAATGTTCCATGGAGACTTCTCTTACTCTCAGACACAGTCTAGTATTCCTCCAAAGCCTTCTGGTTTCCCTAACACGTTTGATTCGGCCGATGGTCGGTGA